One window of Epinephelus fuscoguttatus linkage group LG9, E.fuscoguttatus.final_Chr_v1 genomic DNA carries:
- the LOC125894069 gene encoding catechol O-methyltransferase-like: MWLMVVSVPLLPAIIMISSRYRVKVATLCHRALAWALRLVQGRVCVRSTHAFVFSKCTHGKADSVLETFDLYADTHPSLCIGPQIGEALDEVVRRVRPSRALELGMHCGYTSVRLLRLLPPAGRLVTVELDPLTADLGEEIILVAGFKHSQFQVLISSSAEAIPTLRSLLEPDQGTSEGLSLVLMDHDPQQYLPDLLALEREELLCPSGCSVILMYRNQRTEDLSEILRHIRAKRDCYCIKSELQSMIEIFFQKENTRVER, translated from the exons ATGTGGCTCATGGTCGTCTCTGTCCCGCTGCTTCCTGCCATCATCATGATATCCAGTCGTTATCGTGTCAAAGTTGCCACGCTGTGCCATCGAGCTCTGGCGTGGGCACTGAGGCTGGTGCAAGGGAGAGTGTGTGTAAGGAGCACCCACGCCTTCGTGTTCTCTAAATGCACACATGGCAAAGCTGACAGCGTCCTGGAGACCTTTGACCTTTACGCAgacacacacccctccctctGCATCGGCCCACAGATTG GTGAAGCACTGGATGAAGTGGTGAGGCGTGTCCGTCCCTCCCGAGCGTTGGAACTGGGGATGCACTGTGGCTACACTTCTGTCCGCCTGCTGCGTCTGCTACCCCCTGCTGGCAGACTGGTCACAGTGGAGCTGGACCCACTAACAGCAGACCTTGGGGAGGAAATCATACTGGTGGCTGGCTTCAAACACTCCCAG TTCCAGGTGTTGATATCCAGCTCAGCTGAGGCCATCCCAACTTTGCGTTCATTGCTTGAGCCTGATCAAGGGACCAGTGAGGGGCTCAGTCTGGTGCTGATGGACCATGACCCCCAGCAGTACCTTCCAGACCTGCTGGCTCTGGAGAGAGAGGAGCTCCTCTGCCCTTCTGGCTGCTCTGTGATCCTGATGTACAGGAACCAAAGAACTGAAGATCTAAGTGAGATCCTGCGTCACATCAGAGCAAAGCGTGACTGCTACTGCATCAAGTCAGAGCTTCAGTCTATGATAGAGATCTTCttccaaaaagaaaacacaagggTAGAAAGGTGA